The following coding sequences lie in one Candidatus Methylomirabilis sp. genomic window:
- a CDS encoding formylmethanofuran dehydrogenase subunit C codes for MSPVVLRMKEAPKNIPLEAEVISPDLFVQHSQAEIAAMPVALGNETYRLGDFFEVEGERSDEIVVEGCAGRVKWIGSGMTRGRVIVHGDVGMHAGSYMRGGEIRVEGNADDFLGVEMEGGLIRVKGNARHRVGAAYRGSKYGMQGGTILVDGNVGHEVGAYMRRGLIVIKGNAEDFLGAMMMTGTICLFGQAGIRTGGGMQKGTIVCMRPIDLLPTFAYDCTYAPVFLQILFKELKQLGVECPAQANGLVRRYHGDLADVGKGEILIAA; via the coding sequence ATGTCACCAGTCGTGCTTCGTATGAAAGAGGCCCCAAAGAATATTCCGCTTGAAGCCGAGGTGATTTCCCCAGATCTGTTCGTGCAGCATAGCCAGGCAGAGATTGCGGCTATGCCCGTTGCATTGGGGAACGAGACCTACCGGCTTGGCGACTTCTTCGAGGTGGAGGGGGAGCGGTCGGATGAGATCGTGGTAGAGGGCTGCGCGGGGCGGGTCAAGTGGATAGGCTCAGGGATGACGCGCGGTCGGGTGATCGTTCACGGCGATGTCGGGATGCACGCCGGATCGTATATGCGAGGCGGCGAGATCCGCGTCGAGGGAAATGCCGACGACTTTCTCGGTGTCGAAATGGAAGGCGGACTGATCCGGGTCAAGGGCAATGCACGGCATCGGGTTGGGGCTGCCTATCGGGGGAGCAAGTACGGTATGCAGGGCGGGACGATTCTGGTCGACGGAAACGTCGGGCACGAAGTGGGCGCCTATATGCGGAGAGGTCTTATCGTCATTAAGGGAAACGCCGAGGATTTCTTGGGGGCCATGATGATGACCGGAACGATCTGCCTCTTCGGCCAGGCAGGCATCAGAACAGGAGGCGGCATGCAGAAGGGAACCATTGTCTGTATGCGTCCCATCGATCTCCTGCCGACCTTCGCGTACGACTGCACCTATGCGCCGGTCTTTCTCCAAATTTTGTTTAAGGAACTGAAGCAACTGGGGGTGGAGTGCCCCGCTCAGGCGAATGGCCTCGTTCGGCGCTATCACGGGGACCTGGCCGATGTCGGCAAGGGCGAAATCCTGATCGCCGCATAA
- a CDS encoding aminotransferase class III-fold pyridoxal phosphate-dependent enzyme produces the protein MNRVNDIRLSEEVLREKEAQYCSHGDTVHYSPVPKFFQGCEGSFLYDRDDKPYLDLQMWYSAVNFGYRNKQIVGAVTAQLEQLPQLACQYLHEEKVLVAERLATECHRAFGMGGRIQFNVGGSQAIEDSMKLVRNATGKSLFMAFMGGYHGRTLGTSEITSSYRYRRRFGHFSNRAHFVPFPYCFRCPYGMKLESCNYYCTDQVERLFETEFNSFWDAKAEEPEFIAFYVEPVQGTGGYVVPPPDYFRRLKTILDERKILLVDDEIQMGFFRTGKFWGIEHFGVKPNIVVFGKALTNGLNPISGLWAEERLISPQAFPPGSTHSTFSSNTLGTAAALATLQWIEQQDYERTVAESGAYFLQQLEDLKKRHAVIGDVAGLGLALRIEVTQADGFTPNKALTDRIFESGLAGGIPTSRGPMGLVLDVGGYYKNVFTLAPCLDITKGEIDLAIELLDWLFTHCAGEL, from the coding sequence ATGAATCGCGTGAATGATATTCGACTCAGCGAAGAGGTGCTCCGCGAAAAGGAAGCGCAGTACTGCTCGCATGGCGATACGGTGCACTACTCGCCCGTGCCGAAGTTCTTTCAAGGGTGTGAAGGCAGCTTCCTCTACGACCGCGACGACAAGCCATACCTCGACCTCCAGATGTGGTACTCGGCGGTCAACTTCGGCTATCGCAACAAGCAGATCGTGGGGGCGGTGACAGCGCAGCTCGAGCAATTGCCTCAATTAGCTTGCCAGTATCTTCATGAAGAAAAGGTCCTGGTTGCCGAAAGATTGGCGACCGAATGCCACCGAGCATTCGGAATGGGAGGGCGCATACAGTTCAATGTAGGGGGCTCCCAGGCCATCGAGGACTCGATGAAACTCGTGCGCAATGCGACCGGCAAGTCCCTTTTTATGGCCTTTATGGGCGGATACCACGGTCGGACTCTCGGAACCTCCGAGATCACCTCCAGCTATCGATACCGCCGCCGCTTCGGCCATTTCTCCAACCGAGCGCATTTCGTGCCGTTCCCGTACTGCTTCCGGTGTCCGTACGGTATGAAGCTGGAGAGCTGCAACTATTACTGCACCGATCAGGTTGAGCGGCTGTTCGAGACGGAGTTCAACTCATTCTGGGATGCGAAGGCTGAAGAGCCTGAGTTTATCGCATTCTATGTGGAGCCGGTGCAGGGCACCGGAGGCTATGTCGTACCGCCTCCGGATTATTTCCGGCGGCTTAAGACCATCCTGGATGAGCGGAAGATTCTCCTGGTGGATGACGAAATCCAGATGGGATTTTTCAGGACTGGGAAGTTTTGGGGAATCGAGCACTTCGGCGTCAAGCCGAACATCGTCGTCTTTGGGAAGGCATTGACCAATGGTCTGAATCCCATCTCCGGGCTATGGGCCGAGGAGCGCCTCATCTCTCCCCAGGCCTTCCCGCCGGGGTCGACGCATTCCACCTTCTCGTCCAATACACTGGGTACGGCGGCAGCCTTGGCGACACTGCAATGGATCGAGCAGCAGGATTATGAACGGACGGTGGCCGAGTCGGGAGCCTATTTTCTGCAGCAGCTCGAAGACCTTAAGAAACGACATGCCGTTATCGGAGACGTCGCCGGCTTAGGCTTGGCTCTTCGTATCGAGGTCACACAGGCCGATGGGTTTACCCCCAACAAGGCCCTCACAGACCGGATCTTCGAGTCGGGTCTGGCCGGAGGAATTCCAACATCTCGTGGCCCAATGGGGTTAGTGCTGGACGTCGGGGGATATTATAAGAACGTCTTCACCCTTGCACCGTGCCTGGATATCACCAAGGGCGAGATCGATCTGGCCATCGAACTGCTGGACTGGCTGTTCACTCACTGCGCGGGAGAGTTATGA
- a CDS encoding triphosphoribosyl-dephospho-CoA synthase, translating into MNPLSPIPYPLNPDKVSLVAQFACLLEVSADKPGNVTPFADFADTRYTDFLASSIILGLTLRKAATVATGSLVLNAVRETKRLVGRNTNLGIALLFAPLTKAAVRRGHRPLRSRLRSILTSLTPIDGQRVYEAIRLAAPGGLGDADQFDVSATHGRVPLLEVMRAAADRDSIAREYVTDFEITFTIGAPALERYLQESDDQEPAVIQTYLTLLSRVPDSLIARKCGTREAGRISREAGKILAVGGAFTQEGRRKLQQWDRALRRDGNRLNPGTTADLTASALFVVMLEKGIEFVLGSGAAQAP; encoded by the coding sequence GTGAATCCCCTATCCCCTATCCCCTATCCCCTAAACCCTGATAAGGTATCCCTTGTTGCTCAGTTCGCCTGTCTCCTGGAGGTGAGCGCCGACAAGCCTGGAAACGTCACTCCGTTTGCCGACTTCGCCGATACTCGCTACACCGACTTTCTGGCCAGTTCCATCATCCTGGGGCTGACGTTGCGGAAGGCCGCAACGGTCGCCACCGGCTCGCTGGTCCTCAACGCGGTTCGAGAAACCAAACGGCTGGTCGGCCGGAACACCAACCTTGGGATCGCGCTCCTGTTCGCTCCACTGACAAAAGCGGCCGTGCGTAGAGGGCACCGCCCGCTTCGGTCACGCCTTCGCAGCATACTGACTTCCCTGACGCCGATCGACGGCCAAAGGGTCTACGAGGCGATTCGCCTCGCGGCCCCAGGCGGGCTTGGGGACGCGGACCAGTTCGATGTCAGCGCGACGCATGGCAGGGTTCCGCTCCTTGAAGTGATGCGCGCCGCGGCCGATCGCGATTCGATTGCGCGCGAGTATGTCACCGACTTCGAGATCACCTTTACCATTGGTGCTCCGGCGCTTGAGCGCTATCTCCAGGAGTCGGACGATCAGGAGCCAGCAGTCATTCAGACCTATCTGACACTTCTCTCTCGCGTGCCGGATTCCCTCATTGCGCGCAAATGCGGGACACGCGAGGCCGGCAGAATCTCACGGGAAGCGGGAAAGATTCTGGCTGTCGGTGGAGCGTTCACGCAGGAGGGGCGACGGAAGCTTCAGCAGTGGGACCGAGCCCTGCGGCGAGATGGCAACCGTCTCAATCCGGGAACAACCGCGGATCTGACCGCCTCGGCTCTCTTTGTTGTGATGCTGGAAAAGGGGATCGAGTTCGTACTGGGATCGGGAGCTGCGCAGGCTCCTTAG
- a CDS encoding formylmethanofuran dehydrogenase subunit B: MSESVAVKEPAAKEPYVMTGVVCPFCGVTCDDLEVKVEDGKITEVKNACVLGKATFLHHLEGLSTPRIHGKPATVDECIDAAAEILAKAKYPLIYGLDSTELGAQRASIELADLIGANIDHTSSVCHAPSYQAVMTVGIPTCTSGETKNRADLVIFWGCNPAEAHPRHATRYSVTVKGMFIPKGKKDRTVIQVDVRPTPTTRIADAFIQMKPNSDYEVISALRALVKGHELDQTEVGGIAVDELKALVEKMKSCKFGIVYWGMGLTQTRGKYMNLVALLKLAQDLNEFTKFSCAAMRGHGNVVGMAQVLTWQTGFPFHVNMSRGYPRFNPGEFSVVDMLARKEIDAALVIAGDAIGNFPGSMAEHLKSIPLIAIDPKESDTTRVADIVIPSAQGAIASGGMAYRMDHIPLMFKKVVESPYPSDREILDRIIAKIKAMKSRGNGAPAPAGRG; the protein is encoded by the coding sequence ATGAGTGAGAGCGTTGCCGTGAAAGAACCGGCTGCGAAAGAACCGTATGTGATGACGGGCGTCGTCTGCCCCTTCTGCGGCGTGACGTGTGACGATCTGGAGGTCAAGGTCGAGGACGGAAAGATCACGGAGGTCAAAAACGCCTGTGTCCTGGGTAAAGCCACCTTTCTCCATCATCTGGAGGGGTTGTCGACCCCGAGGATTCATGGAAAACCGGCGACCGTTGATGAGTGCATCGATGCGGCGGCAGAGATTCTCGCGAAGGCCAAATACCCCCTCATCTATGGACTCGACTCGACCGAGCTGGGCGCGCAGCGGGCGTCGATCGAACTGGCCGATCTGATCGGCGCGAATATCGACCACACCTCATCGGTCTGCCACGCGCCGAGCTATCAGGCGGTGATGACCGTCGGCATCCCGACCTGCACGTCGGGAGAGACGAAGAACCGGGCCGATCTGGTGATCTTCTGGGGATGTAATCCGGCCGAGGCGCATCCACGGCATGCCACCCGGTACTCGGTGACCGTGAAGGGGATGTTCATCCCCAAGGGGAAGAAGGACCGAACGGTCATTCAGGTTGATGTCAGGCCGACGCCGACCACACGAATTGCCGACGCCTTCATCCAGATGAAACCGAACTCCGACTACGAGGTTATCTCTGCCCTTAGGGCTCTTGTGAAGGGCCACGAACTGGACCAGACTGAGGTTGGAGGCATAGCAGTTGATGAATTGAAAGCCTTGGTAGAAAAGATGAAGAGCTGTAAGTTCGGGATCGTCTACTGGGGTATGGGCCTAACCCAGACCAGGGGTAAATATATGAATCTCGTCGCGCTGCTTAAACTCGCTCAAGATCTTAACGAGTTTACAAAATTTTCGTGCGCAGCGATGCGGGGTCATGGCAATGTGGTGGGAATGGCTCAGGTGCTGACATGGCAAACCGGTTTTCCCTTCCACGTCAACATGAGTCGCGGCTATCCTCGATTCAACCCAGGGGAATTTTCTGTCGTCGATATGTTGGCCCGTAAAGAGATCGATGCCGCATTGGTGATTGCCGGCGACGCTATCGGAAATTTTCCAGGGAGCATGGCGGAGCATCTGAAATCGATTCCGCTGATTGCCATCGATCCCAAGGAGAGCGATACGACCAGAGTAGCTGACATCGTGATTCCGTCAGCGCAGGGCGCCATTGCCTCCGGAGGAATGGCGTACAGGATGGACCATATCCCCCTGATGTTCAAAAAGGTGGTTGAGTCACCCTACCCATCGGATCGGGAGATCCTCGACCGTATCATCGCGAAGATCAAGGCGATGAAGAGTCGCGGCAATGGCGCTCCCGCCCCGGCCGGTAGAGGCTGA
- a CDS encoding molybdopterin dinucleotide binding domain-containing protein, giving the protein MAETQFILITGRSTKQGSSAHLGKDAQEYRDEVSTLQMNLKDIEAIGLQDGVQARVTSNYGSIVVKLKKTDIPQGIVFIPYGELSNALIGPDTQATGMPDSKGITVEVGRHE; this is encoded by the coding sequence GTGGCTGAGACACAGTTTATATTGATCACCGGCCGATCGACCAAGCAGGGAAGTTCAGCCCATCTCGGTAAGGACGCCCAGGAGTACCGAGACGAGGTCTCGACCTTGCAGATGAACCTCAAGGATATCGAAGCGATAGGATTACAGGATGGGGTTCAAGCGCGGGTCACATCGAACTACGGTTCGATCGTGGTCAAATTGAAAAAAACCGATATCCCGCAGGGAATCGTCTTTATTCCTTATGGAGAATTGAGTAACGCCCTGATCGGTCCGGACACCCAGGCTACAGGGATGCCGGATTCAAAGGGGATCACGGTGGAGGTTGGACGCCATGAGTGA
- the mch gene encoding methenyltetrahydromethanopterin cyclohydrolase, translated as MLSLNHRAGEILDRMAEQVEALGISVSTLTNGSRLVDFGVKAPGGLLAGKGLAEICLGGLGEVSFLPLDYGDFSLTGVSVAIDGPVLPCLGSQYAGWKIHRGKFFAMGSGPARALARTEELFETIRIQDTADSAVLVLESGRLPNEEVADYVAEKCGVKSDRVSLAVASTRSVAGAVQIAARSVETAMHKLLELDFDVTKALSGFGVCPIATPAADDLTAIGRTNDCVLYGCEVFLTISATDAEIEAMIDKIPSCSSRDYGQLFGDLFKRYDGDFYKIDPFLFSPAKITITNAASGRTYRAGRFNAELLQASLIS; from the coding sequence TTGCTTAGTCTGAATCACCGGGCCGGCGAGATACTTGATCGGATGGCGGAGCAGGTTGAGGCGCTTGGAATCTCAGTCTCGACGCTCACGAATGGCTCCAGACTTGTCGATTTCGGGGTGAAGGCGCCAGGGGGCCTGCTCGCGGGAAAAGGTCTGGCGGAGATCTGCCTCGGTGGACTCGGGGAGGTATCGTTCCTCCCGCTTGACTACGGCGACTTCTCGCTGACCGGCGTCAGTGTGGCGATCGATGGCCCGGTATTGCCTTGCCTCGGTTCGCAGTACGCCGGCTGGAAGATTCATCGTGGGAAGTTCTTTGCGATGGGTTCCGGTCCGGCCAGAGCGTTGGCCAGGACCGAGGAGCTGTTCGAGACGATTCGCATTCAGGATACGGCCGACTCGGCGGTCCTCGTTCTGGAGAGCGGCCGCCTGCCCAACGAGGAGGTGGCCGATTACGTCGCGGAGAAGTGTGGCGTCAAGTCGGACCGAGTCTCCCTGGCGGTTGCTTCAACTCGCAGTGTGGCCGGGGCGGTGCAGATTGCCGCGCGCTCTGTCGAGACCGCCATGCACAAGCTCCTGGAGTTGGACTTCGATGTGACCAAGGCGCTCAGCGGCTTCGGCGTCTGTCCTATTGCGACGCCTGCAGCAGACGATCTGACCGCGATCGGACGGACCAACGATTGTGTCCTGTACGGCTGCGAGGTCTTCTTGACGATCTCGGCTACCGATGCCGAGATCGAGGCTATGATTGATAAAATCCCTTCCTGTTCGTCGCGAGACTACGGACAGTTGTTCGGTGACCTCTTCAAGCGGTATGATGGGGATTTCTACAAAATCGACCCGTTCCTCTTCAGCCCGGCCAAGATTACCATCACCAACGCCGCCAGTGGCCGCACCTATCGGGCCGGGCGCTTCAATGCCGAACTGCTTCAGGCTTCTCTCATTTCTTAA
- a CDS encoding formylmethanofuran dehydrogenase subunit A yields MGRSLRIVGGEVYDPANGIDGTIKEICVEDGKIVESCTGPAEVIDASNLVIMPGGVDIHTHIGSPAVNAARGFRPEDHQRMHFHSKPAAGIRSGVGSTVPSTFATGYLYAQMGYTTVMEGANAPIGVRHTHEELIDIPIVDKGLYIELGSNEFILKFIKAGEMEKVKRYVAWLLKSLKAYGVKLVNPGGVEAWKYGKDVKNLDDKVHYFDVTPRQILKALAWANESLGLPHSIHLHANSLGTPNNYLTTLDTMRTLEGSRLHVAHAQFHSYGGENWGGFCSKAAEIAEYINTHPNITTDIGQIVFGDATTITADGPWQYRLYKLSKNKWYNQDVEIETGCGIVPYTYRENNYVNALQWAIGLELFLLIRDPWRVFLSTDHPNGGPFYLYPWIIKLLMDKPFRDEMLKRVHKRVMPETILSSLDREYTLNEIAIISRAGPARALGLTHKGHLGVGADADITIYSKDSDKEQMFEHPVYVIKDGETVLRDGEIVHSPAGKTLFVIPPDVGEMDPTFKTEFENYYTIRYQNFPIDIEDIPNREAIPVGAPR; encoded by the coding sequence ATGGGACGCTCATTACGAATTGTCGGCGGTGAGGTCTACGACCCGGCCAACGGGATCGATGGGACTATTAAAGAGATCTGTGTTGAGGATGGAAAGATCGTAGAGTCCTGTACCGGGCCCGCTGAGGTCATTGACGCCAGCAATCTGGTCATTATGCCTGGTGGTGTCGATATTCATACCCACATCGGCAGTCCTGCGGTCAACGCGGCTCGCGGGTTCAGACCTGAGGATCACCAGCGGATGCATTTCCACTCAAAGCCTGCTGCCGGTATCAGGTCAGGCGTAGGCTCTACGGTCCCCTCCACCTTTGCGACCGGCTACCTGTATGCTCAGATGGGCTATACTACGGTGATGGAAGGCGCAAACGCGCCCATCGGCGTTCGGCATACCCATGAGGAGCTGATCGATATCCCGATCGTGGATAAGGGGCTGTATATCGAATTGGGGAGTAACGAGTTTATCCTGAAGTTCATCAAGGCCGGCGAGATGGAGAAGGTCAAGCGATATGTCGCCTGGCTTCTCAAGTCGTTGAAGGCATATGGCGTGAAGCTGGTCAACCCCGGCGGTGTAGAGGCATGGAAGTACGGGAAGGATGTGAAAAACCTGGACGATAAGGTCCACTACTTCGATGTCACGCCGCGCCAGATCCTGAAGGCGCTCGCCTGGGCCAACGAAAGCCTCGGGTTGCCCCACTCGATCCACCTGCACGCCAATAGCCTGGGCACACCCAACAACTACCTGACGACCTTGGACACGATGCGGACGCTCGAGGGCTCAAGGCTCCATGTGGCGCACGCTCAGTTTCACAGTTACGGCGGAGAGAACTGGGGCGGTTTCTGCTCAAAGGCGGCCGAGATTGCGGAGTACATCAACACTCATCCCAATATCACGACGGACATCGGCCAGATTGTCTTCGGCGACGCCACCACCATCACGGCGGACGGCCCGTGGCAGTACCGGCTGTACAAGCTCAGCAAGAATAAATGGTACAACCAGGACGTCGAGATCGAGACGGGGTGCGGTATCGTCCCGTACACCTATCGAGAAAATAACTATGTGAACGCCCTGCAATGGGCTATCGGACTGGAGCTCTTCCTCCTGATTCGTGATCCGTGGCGGGTATTCCTCTCTACCGACCATCCCAACGGCGGTCCCTTCTACCTCTATCCATGGATCATCAAGCTGCTCATGGACAAACCGTTCCGGGATGAGATGCTGAAGCGTGTTCATAAGCGTGTGATGCCCGAGACCATCCTGTCGTCCCTTGACCGTGAGTATACCTTGAATGAGATCGCCATCATCTCCAGGGCCGGTCCAGCGAGAGCATTGGGGCTCACGCATAAGGGTCACCTGGGGGTTGGAGCGGATGCCGACATTACGATCTATTCCAAAGATAGCGATAAGGAACAGATGTTCGAGCATCCCGTCTATGTCATCAAGGACGGCGAGACGGTCCTTCGAGATGGTGAGATCGTACACAGTCCCGCTGGGAAGACTCTGTTTGTCATCCCGCCTGACGTCGGCGAGATGGACCCAACCTTTAAGACCGAATTCGAAAACTACTACACGATTCGGTATCAGAATTTCCCAATCGATATCGAGGACATCCCGAATCGAGAGGCGATCCCGGTGGGAGCGCCTCGATGA
- a CDS encoding RimK family alpha-L-glutamate ligase, producing MKIGILADRNGWHVEVLAKALTRRGCRADFLPITRLVARVPGGPLVTVIGQPLDSYDALLIRTIPEGSLEQIIFRMNALHRLEAAGVRIVNRPSPLERTVDKYYTSSLLASRGLPTPRTVVAEGFDEAMEAFRELGDVVVKPLFGAGGRGMVRISDADVAYRVLRALVLTRSIFYVQEFVPHGDYDLRGLVVGDRVVAAMRRRSDGWRHNVSQGAQPEPIVMDEEATRLCLEASRLLETDYAGIDLLKTDKGYTVVEVNSIPGWSGLQRTTEIDLAQEIADHLLSLLERRPA from the coding sequence ATGAAGATCGGAATCCTGGCCGACAGAAACGGGTGGCACGTCGAGGTCCTCGCCAAGGCGCTGACGCGACGCGGCTGTCGGGCCGACTTTCTCCCGATTACACGGCTGGTGGCGCGTGTCCCCGGCGGTCCGCTTGTCACGGTCATTGGCCAACCCCTCGACTCGTACGATGCGTTGCTGATCAGAACGATTCCGGAAGGGTCGCTGGAGCAGATTATCTTCAGGATGAATGCGCTGCACCGGCTGGAAGCGGCTGGGGTCAGAATCGTGAATCGGCCGAGCCCGCTGGAACGAACCGTCGATAAGTATTATACGTCCAGTCTGCTCGCGTCACGCGGCCTGCCGACCCCACGGACGGTGGTGGCTGAGGGATTCGACGAGGCGATGGAGGCGTTCCGCGAACTTGGTGACGTGGTGGTGAAGCCGCTCTTCGGCGCTGGAGGGAGAGGGATGGTGCGGATCAGTGACGCCGATGTCGCCTATCGAGTCCTTCGCGCCCTCGTGCTGACTCGGAGCATCTTCTACGTCCAGGAGTTTGTTCCACATGGCGATTACGACCTCAGAGGTCTGGTGGTAGGGGATCGAGTGGTTGCGGCCATGCGTCGCCGGTCGGATGGGTGGCGGCACAACGTCTCTCAGGGCGCGCAGCCGGAGCCGATCGTCATGGATGAGGAAGCGACGAGGCTCTGTCTCGAGGCCAGTCGGCTGCTTGAGACCGATTATGCCGGGATCGATCTGTTGAAGACTGATAAGGGGTACACAGTGGTCGAGGTCAACAGTATCCCGGGCTGGTCCGGCCTCCAGCGAACAACGGAGATCGATCTCGCACAAGAGATCGCAGACCATCTGCTGAGTTTGCTGGAACGCCGACCGGCATAG
- the fhcD gene encoding formylmethanofuran--tetrahydromethanopterin N-formyltransferase: MEINGVYIDETYAEAFGAYAGRVLITACSKAWAQEAARSMTGFGTSVIGCGCEVAIEGIEPADTPDDRPGVSVLLFAMSKKAVQEQLINRIGQCVMTAPSSACYNALEAEDRLSIGGKLKFFGDGFQISKRFDPRITGNGSSPRRFWRIPVMDGEFIVEDRFGVKKGVAGGNFLLLGRELPGTLQAAERAIEAMRKVPGVIMPFPGGVVRSGSKVGSRYKFLNASSNTAFCPSLRRAVKSELPEGVGAVLEIVIDGLMPEAVGEAMRVGIRAACGPGIVKISAGNYGGKLGKHHFHLHQLLAEG, encoded by the coding sequence ATGGAGATCAACGGCGTTTACATCGATGAGACGTACGCAGAGGCATTCGGTGCCTATGCCGGCCGGGTGCTGATTACCGCGTGCAGCAAGGCGTGGGCCCAGGAGGCGGCACGAAGCATGACGGGCTTCGGGACCTCGGTGATCGGCTGTGGTTGCGAGGTTGCCATTGAGGGGATCGAGCCGGCGGACACGCCGGACGACCGGCCTGGCGTGAGTGTGTTGCTGTTTGCCATGTCAAAAAAGGCGGTTCAGGAGCAGCTCATCAACCGGATCGGCCAGTGCGTGATGACCGCTCCCTCCTCGGCCTGCTACAACGCCCTGGAGGCGGAAGATCGCCTGTCGATAGGGGGCAAGCTCAAGTTCTTTGGCGACGGATTTCAGATCAGTAAGCGGTTTGACCCACGGATAACCGGAAATGGGAGCAGTCCGCGACGCTTCTGGCGGATTCCTGTGATGGACGGCGAGTTCATCGTTGAAGACCGTTTCGGGGTGAAAAAGGGAGTAGCCGGAGGCAACTTCTTACTGCTGGGGCGCGAACTGCCTGGGACCCTGCAGGCTGCGGAGCGGGCGATCGAGGCGATGCGAAAGGTGCCGGGTGTCATCATGCCGTTTCCTGGTGGCGTTGTGAGATCCGGCAGCAAAGTCGGTTCGCGCTACAAGTTCCTGAATGCCTCAAGCAACACAGCCTTCTGTCCATCACTACGGCGAGCGGTCAAGAGCGAACTGCCGGAAGGGGTTGGGGCGGTCCTTGAGATCGTCATCGATGGCCTGATGCCGGAGGCGGTTGGAGAGGCCATGCGGGTCGGCATTCGAGCCGCGTGCGGTCCGGGTATCGTGAAGATCTCCGCCGGAAACTACGGTGGAAAGTTGGGAAAACATCACTTTCACCTCCATCAGCTATTGGCTGAGGGCTGA
- a CDS encoding alpha/beta fold hydrolase — MKQHLLTRSGPLDEMVGRQPTDIAYQTDSQSLVYLIHGVTGTPVEMSYLGRRLARHGCDVYTTTLPGHCARIRDLLRTSEKDWITHVQAQLAFARERYDRLYVAGLSAGALLALESSLTVNVDGLGILSPTFIYDGWNIPRIRAVLPFVMKVPPLRYLLFHADGPPFGIKDERLQAHMRSAYCSVGLLRGWIRNAWTRWTNHAADSVIGPTQAASTGYPIFPLKTLNNIDRLITRVRGRLSEVTAPTAILQAREDDMTGPRNGELVYNGIASIQKLLILLDDCYHVITVDKQRKAVANHLIDFFGLQALSRGRLRPA; from the coding sequence ATGAAGCAACATTTGCTTACGCGGTCCGGACCTCTTGATGAGATGGTCGGCCGCCAACCGACCGATATTGCCTATCAAACCGACTCACAGTCTTTGGTGTATCTGATTCACGGCGTCACAGGGACTCCGGTTGAGATGAGCTATCTTGGACGGCGGTTGGCGCGTCATGGATGCGACGTCTACACCACGACCCTCCCGGGCCACTGTGCGCGGATCAGGGATCTGCTGAGAACGTCCGAGAAGGACTGGATCACGCACGTACAGGCGCAACTGGCCTTCGCGCGCGAACGGTACGACCGCCTCTATGTGGCCGGTCTCAGCGCGGGAGCGCTCCTAGCCTTGGAATCCTCACTGACCGTGAATGTTGATGGGCTTGGAATCCTGTCGCCCACCTTTATTTACGATGGATGGAATATACCTCGGATCAGAGCGGTCTTGCCCTTTGTCATGAAGGTGCCCCCCTTGCGCTATCTCCTCTTCCACGCGGACGGTCCACCCTTTGGAATCAAGGATGAACGGCTTCAGGCCCACATGCGATCGGCGTATTGTTCCGTCGGGCTCCTGCGCGGATGGATCAGGAATGCGTGGACTCGATGGACGAACCACGCTGCTGATTCGGTGATCGGTCCCACCCAGGCAGCCTCGACGGGGTATCCGATCTTTCCGTTGAAGACCTTGAACAATATCGACCGGCTCATCACGCGGGTCCGTGGTCGTTTGAGTGAAGTGACGGCGCCCACCGCGATCCTCCAGGCCCGTGAGGACGACATGACCGGTCCTCGTAATGGTGAGCTGGTGTACAATGGTATTGCCTCGATACAGAAGCTCCTGATCTTGCTCGATGACTGCTACCATGTGATCACGGTGGATAAGCAGAGAAAAGCTGTTGCCAACCACCTGATTGACTTCTTCGGGCTCCAGGCCCTTAGCCGGGGACGCCTCAGACCTGCCTAG